A single genomic interval of Cryomorphaceae bacterium 1068 harbors:
- a CDS encoding T9SS type A sorting domain-containing protein: MKHFFTLILIALSAVATAQVDDRTETNCDGNMRSIYQVGDEGLPLIVASKGFDCSICISQADDVKEFADANEGIVEIWGAMTFLNPSSTPTCGNVAEWNSTHSWGETIFSFADVDEFWFVGGTPRYYVIHPSTREIVYQGSSFSTASTTALGLGTTNTDNAIDDGDFQVYQRNTGLVVKKPATLSGELRIFNIVGQEVFSTILNSETEQSILDFAPSEGVYISSFYSEGLQLSTKFIFKN; this comes from the coding sequence ATGAAACACTTCTTTACCCTGATTTTGATTGCCCTTTCAGCAGTTGCTACCGCACAAGTTGACGACAGAACAGAAACCAATTGCGACGGAAACATGCGCAGTATCTATCAAGTCGGAGATGAAGGTTTACCATTAATCGTTGCTTCAAAAGGATTTGACTGCTCTATTTGCATTAGTCAAGCAGACGATGTGAAAGAATTTGCAGATGCCAATGAAGGTATTGTCGAGATTTGGGGGGCTATGACTTTTCTAAATCCTTCTTCCACTCCTACTTGTGGAAATGTCGCAGAATGGAACAGCACTCACTCTTGGGGAGAGACTATTTTTTCATTTGCTGATGTAGATGAGTTTTGGTTTGTAGGAGGTACTCCGAGGTACTATGTCATACATCCATCTACTCGTGAAATTGTTTACCAAGGATCTAGTTTCTCAACTGCATCAACAACAGCCTTGGGTTTAGGAACTACTAATACTGATAATGCCATTGATGATGGAGATTTTCAAGTATATCAAAGAAACACAGGACTTGTCGTTAAAAAGCCTGCAACCCTTTCGGGTGAATTAAGAATATTCAATATCGTAGGTCAGGAAGTATTTTCAACCATTCTAAATTCAGAAACGGAGCAATCAATATTAGATTTTGCACCTAGCGAGGGAGTCTACATCTCCAGCTTTTATTCTGAAGGGCTTCAATTGAGTACTAAGTTTATTTTCAAAAATTGA
- a CDS encoding ATP-binding protein, protein MNTRTEMAKELNLYPDRNPNPVFTIDGNGDLTYSNAAALNVLELCGSEPEYTVYPQGFIESAIKAIKSKTVQKSTSSVENCHFSFTFCPRKNENLVDVFGKDISEEVKLQTHLSIISDFATALLDAQTEDDVARTIASEAIAKLSLVDCVVYIVNRKNGSLEQRAAHGPKSPKSLRNSVKDPISLNFGEGIVGLAATEKRTVIIDDVSQDSRYVLDDEQRFSEIAVPLIADDEVIGVIDSEHPEKNYFTGDDAKILEAIASIASSRIQHSRTLEESKYTEVKYRSFVENAFGGLYILRDEVFDYANDQFCAMTGYSLEELRSPDFDTQKLIFEADQRALLAMQARTRGDNSPKSYQLEIRTKKGNLSYLAINTCVLKDEKGYFTLGIALDITETIQSRVQLEEVIATLEKKTEELNEFAHLASHNLRAPVTNLIGLLEHFNYTNPNDSTNEIILDKFSKTVIQLNLTLEEMHQVLRVRAKDTVEFKTINLNDIVDGVKHQLSESIREANFKIQTNFELETIHYEKAHIENLFLNLISNALKYRKNEVDPIIDIHASKMNEHVRLIFKDNGLGIDLDKHGKNLFGMYKRFHSNPDGRGVGLYLVKRQLNALGSTISVESEPNLGTCFTIFLAKK, encoded by the coding sequence GTGAATACGCGAACTGAGATGGCGAAAGAGTTGAATTTATATCCCGATCGTAATCCAAACCCTGTATTTACTATCGATGGCAATGGAGATTTGACTTACTCTAACGCCGCCGCACTGAATGTTCTGGAACTCTGCGGAAGTGAGCCAGAGTATACGGTTTACCCGCAAGGGTTTATCGAATCCGCCATAAAGGCTATCAAAAGCAAAACAGTTCAAAAAAGCACTTCTTCTGTAGAAAATTGCCATTTCAGCTTCACCTTCTGCCCTAGGAAAAACGAGAACTTGGTGGATGTTTTTGGAAAAGACATCTCTGAGGAAGTAAAGCTCCAAACTCATCTATCGATCATCAGCGATTTTGCAACTGCTCTGCTCGATGCGCAAACAGAAGACGATGTAGCACGGACAATTGCTAGTGAAGCCATCGCAAAACTCTCATTAGTTGATTGTGTGGTCTACATTGTAAATCGTAAAAATGGCTCACTTGAGCAAAGAGCTGCTCATGGACCAAAGAGTCCCAAATCCTTGAGAAATTCTGTGAAGGATCCCATCAGTCTCAATTTCGGAGAGGGCATTGTAGGCTTGGCAGCAACTGAAAAAAGAACGGTTATCATCGATGATGTCTCTCAGGATAGTCGTTATGTGCTAGATGATGAACAAAGGTTTTCAGAAATAGCGGTTCCACTAATAGCTGATGACGAAGTGATTGGAGTCATAGATTCCGAACATCCCGAAAAGAATTACTTCACCGGTGATGATGCAAAAATCCTTGAGGCTATAGCATCCATAGCCTCTTCGAGGATTCAGCACTCACGCACCCTTGAAGAGTCAAAATACACTGAGGTCAAATACAGAAGCTTCGTAGAAAATGCCTTTGGAGGACTTTACATCCTTCGCGATGAAGTTTTTGATTATGCGAATGATCAGTTTTGTGCAATGACCGGCTATTCCTTGGAAGAACTCAGGTCGCCTGATTTCGACACTCAGAAACTGATATTTGAAGCCGATCAGAGAGCTCTCCTTGCCATGCAAGCCAGAACACGCGGTGATAATTCTCCTAAATCCTATCAATTGGAGATTAGAACAAAAAAGGGCAATCTGAGCTACTTAGCAATTAATACGTGTGTTCTCAAGGATGAAAAAGGTTATTTCACCCTGGGTATTGCACTCGACATTACTGAAACGATTCAGTCTCGCGTTCAGCTCGAAGAAGTGATCGCAACGCTAGAGAAAAAGACCGAGGAGCTCAATGAATTCGCTCATCTTGCCAGCCACAATTTGAGGGCTCCCGTGACTAACCTAATTGGACTTCTGGAGCATTTCAACTACACTAACCCTAACGATTCTACAAATGAAATTATTCTCGATAAGTTTTCGAAAACAGTTATCCAACTGAATTTGACACTGGAAGAAATGCATCAAGTTTTGCGTGTTCGAGCAAAAGACACTGTTGAATTCAAAACCATAAATCTGAATGATATCGTAGACGGAGTAAAACATCAACTCAGTGAATCGATCAGAGAGGCCAATTTTAAAATTCAAACAAACTTCGAGTTGGAGACCATCCATTACGAGAAAGCTCACATTGAGAATCTCTTCTTAAATCTAATCTCCAATGCCTTAAAATACCGAAAGAATGAAGTTGATCCGATTATTGATATCCACGCATCCAAAATGAACGAGCATGTAAGGCTTATTTTTAAGGACAACGGACTGGGAATTGATTTAGACAAACATGGAAAGAACCTTTTTGGGATGTACAAGCGCTTCCACAGCAATCCCGACGGCCGAGGAGTAGGATTGTATTTGGTGAAAAGACAACTAAATGCTTTGGGAAGCACTATTTCTGTGGAAAGTGAACCCAACCTAGGAACTTGTTTCACCATATTTTTAGCAAAAAAATAG
- a CDS encoding response regulator produces METGKKRRKEQESYRTMRIMVIDDDSTFLFIFRKQIEKLEEIMIVNESRNGSEAISYLKGTINNLGEMPDLIVLDLNMPVMDGWDFLDEYVKICENGAQKVPVCILSSTINQADFDRANTYESVKSFFSKPITSEQLKTMKKISEIY; encoded by the coding sequence ATGGAAACAGGAAAAAAACGTCGTAAAGAACAAGAAAGCTACAGAACTATGAGAATAATGGTAATTGATGACGATTCTACTTTTCTCTTTATTTTTCGAAAACAGATCGAAAAATTAGAAGAAATTATGATAGTCAATGAATCAAGAAATGGTTCTGAAGCTATAAGTTATCTTAAAGGGACAATAAATAATCTGGGAGAAATGCCTGATTTAATAGTTCTGGATTTGAATATGCCCGTTATGGACGGATGGGACTTTTTGGATGAATACGTAAAGATTTGTGAAAACGGAGCTCAAAAAGTTCCCGTGTGTATCCTATCCTCGACTATCAATCAAGCAGATTTTGATCGTGCCAATACCTACGAATCGGTTAAGAGCTTTTTTTCTAAACCTATAACTTCAGAACAGCTCAAGACCATGAAAAAAATCTCTGAAATTTATTAG
- the aat gene encoding leucyl/phenylalanyl-tRNA--protein transferase produces the protein MPVYGLDSEYLFFPNPEDANEDGLLAVGGLLREDWILSAYERGIFPWFNERDPVLWWSVDPRSVLFFDHLRVQKSMRPYLNSDEYIFTLDTAFEQVMKSCANAPGRGKSRTWISEEMMNVYTSLHQMGVAHSAEVWRDGELVGGLYGVSLGRAFFGESMFSIEKNMSKLAFIRFCRLLEERDFDFVDCQVPTSHLESLGAENISRTEYLRLLRKALEAPTQTGRWTV, from the coding sequence ATGCCCGTATATGGTTTAGATTCTGAGTACTTGTTCTTCCCCAACCCCGAAGATGCCAATGAAGATGGCCTTCTAGCCGTAGGAGGACTTCTCCGAGAAGATTGGATCCTAAGCGCATACGAAAGGGGGATTTTCCCATGGTTTAACGAAAGAGACCCGGTTTTGTGGTGGAGCGTTGACCCGCGAAGTGTTCTCTTCTTTGATCATTTGCGTGTTCAAAAGAGCATGCGTCCTTACCTCAACTCTGATGAATATATCTTTACTCTGGACACGGCCTTTGAACAAGTGATGAAATCATGTGCCAATGCCCCAGGAAGGGGTAAATCCCGCACTTGGATAAGTGAAGAGATGATGAATGTCTATACCTCCTTACATCAAATGGGTGTAGCTCATAGTGCTGAAGTATGGCGTGACGGAGAACTGGTTGGTGGGCTATACGGAGTGAGCCTTGGACGTGCCTTTTTTGGCGAAAGCATGTTTAGCATTGAAAAGAATATGTCCAAATTGGCCTTTATTAGATTTTGCAGGCTTTTGGAAGAGCGCGATTTTGATTTTGTGGATTGTCAAGTGCCAACTTCACATCTGGAGAGCTTAGGAGCAGAGAATATTTCGAGAACCGAATACCTCCGATTGCTTCGTAAGGCTTTGGAAGCGCCGACTCAGACAGGAAGGTGGACGGTCTAA
- a CDS encoding CoA pyrophosphatase, which produces MEKPLPGWDAHSKMINYIRPSAIDVEKVDPEARHGAVLALIYPVDNIPHVALMLRNTYEGTHSGQVSFPGGKREQIDKDLIQTALREAHEEMNIRPEEVTVVGPLSKVYIPPSRFLVAPFVGYSQKRPNFKRDPLEVAEIIEAPLHIILEESSIKQKPIFVQVTNSELEVKYFDILGHTVWGATAMMLKELAEILTE; this is translated from the coding sequence ATGGAGAAACCTCTTCCGGGCTGGGATGCTCATAGCAAGATGATCAATTACATCAGACCCAGTGCCATTGATGTCGAAAAGGTAGACCCCGAAGCGAGGCATGGAGCAGTGCTGGCCCTTATCTATCCTGTAGATAACATACCTCACGTAGCTCTGATGTTGCGAAACACTTATGAAGGCACCCATAGTGGACAGGTGAGCTTCCCCGGGGGTAAACGCGAACAGATTGACAAAGATTTGATCCAAACGGCTCTCAGAGAAGCACACGAGGAGATGAATATCCGGCCCGAAGAGGTTACTGTGGTAGGACCACTTTCCAAAGTGTATATACCCCCTAGTCGATTTCTGGTTGCTCCTTTCGTCGGGTATTCGCAAAAAAGACCCAACTTCAAACGCGATCCATTGGAGGTAGCTGAGATTATCGAAGCTCCGCTTCACATCATTTTAGAAGAAAGTTCTATAAAGCAAAAACCCATATTCGTGCAGGTGACCAACTCCGAACTTGAAGTCAAATATTTTGATATTTTGGGACATACTGTATGGGGAGCCACAGCAATGATGCTTAAAGAGCTCGCTGAAATATTGACCGAATAA
- a CDS encoding transporter substrate-binding domain-containing protein, whose amino-acid sequence MRILLSFLLLLTATIASYGQTTNLDTYPKFSYDRVVKVGIKISEPFIIESAGEAQYEGLSIFLWERVASDLNVNYEYRTFDNLTDLLEAVQNNEVDISINPLTVTPERLTNMEFTQPFFITNLAIAVKKEQQGPIMRLLQNIFSWKFWTAIALLAFVILIFGFFAWIFERKHNEEEFSRDAKGLWDSFWWSAVTMTTVGYGDKSPKSTGGRIVGLIWMFTAIIIISGFTASIASSLTVGQLSLDISNLDDLEDARVVAISGSTSHTFLNSKMIASNEVVSVDKALEMLSSGNADAFVYDEPLLRYKINQNKLHNEIDVAPARFLTQYYAYALPLGQARKALNLAIIQRIETLEWKTELASFELE is encoded by the coding sequence ATGCGTATACTATTATCTTTTCTGCTACTACTTACTGCTACAATTGCCAGTTACGGCCAAACTACGAACCTTGATACATATCCCAAATTTTCATACGACAGGGTCGTTAAAGTCGGTATCAAGATCAGTGAACCGTTTATTATTGAATCGGCAGGAGAGGCGCAATATGAAGGACTCAGTATTTTTCTTTGGGAACGCGTAGCTTCTGATCTAAATGTGAATTATGAGTACCGCACCTTCGACAACTTGACCGACTTGCTCGAGGCCGTTCAGAATAATGAGGTAGATATTTCAATCAACCCTCTAACCGTCACCCCCGAACGGTTAACGAACATGGAGTTCACCCAACCATTTTTCATTACAAACCTAGCCATCGCAGTTAAGAAAGAGCAACAGGGACCGATCATGCGATTGCTTCAAAACATTTTCTCTTGGAAATTCTGGACCGCGATAGCGCTTTTGGCCTTTGTCATTTTAATCTTTGGGTTTTTCGCATGGATATTCGAGCGCAAGCATAACGAAGAAGAATTTAGCAGAGACGCAAAAGGACTATGGGATTCTTTCTGGTGGAGCGCCGTTACTATGACCACGGTAGGCTACGGAGATAAGTCCCCAAAAAGCACTGGTGGCCGAATTGTTGGGTTGATCTGGATGTTCACCGCAATTATTATCATTAGTGGGTTCACGGCTTCCATAGCGTCTTCGCTCACAGTAGGTCAGCTTTCTCTGGATATTAGTAATCTAGATGATTTGGAGGACGCACGAGTCGTAGCTATAAGCGGATCTACGTCACATACATTTTTGAACTCTAAAATGATTGCTTCAAATGAAGTCGTATCTGTTGATAAAGCTCTGGAGATGCTATCTTCAGGTAATGCCGATGCATTCGTATATGACGAGCCTTTGCTCAGGTATAAGATCAATCAAAATAAACTCCATAACGAAATAGACGTTGCCCCTGCAAGGTTTTTAACCCAATACTACGCATATGCCTTGCCTCTGGGTCAAGCCAGAAAGGCACTCAACCTTGCTATCATTCAGCGCATTGAAACGTTGGAATGGAAAACAGAATTGGCGTCGTTCGAGTTGGAGTAG
- a CDS encoding SDR family oxidoreductase, with translation MANNLLKGKKGIIFGALNDMSIAWKVAEQAYEQGAEFVLTNAPIALRMGEINTLAEKCGNAPVIPADATSNEDLANLFDKATEHFGGKVDFVLHSIGMSPNVRKGKHYTETNYDFYHKTLDISAMSLHRVLKTAYEKDAINNWGSVVALSYIAAQRVFPDYNDMADAKALLESITRSFGYHYGVKKKVRINTISQSPTVTTAGSGVKGFDEFVAYAESMSPLGNASSEDCANYVISLFSDFTKYVTMQNLFHDGGFSFTGVSEDVIGRFAK, from the coding sequence ATGGCCAATAACCTACTCAAAGGAAAAAAAGGAATCATCTTCGGAGCCCTCAACGATATGTCTATCGCTTGGAAAGTGGCAGAGCAAGCATACGAACAAGGAGCAGAATTTGTCTTAACCAATGCACCGATCGCATTGCGAATGGGAGAAATCAACACTTTAGCTGAAAAGTGTGGTAATGCACCCGTAATTCCTGCTGATGCCACCAGCAATGAGGATTTGGCGAACCTTTTTGATAAAGCCACTGAGCATTTTGGCGGAAAGGTAGATTTTGTGCTTCACTCCATTGGAATGTCTCCAAATGTGAGAAAAGGCAAGCATTACACCGAAACCAATTACGACTTTTACCACAAAACGCTCGACATCTCAGCAATGAGTTTGCACAGAGTCTTGAAGACGGCCTATGAAAAAGATGCCATCAATAACTGGGGCTCAGTAGTAGCGCTTTCTTATATCGCAGCACAGCGTGTATTCCCTGATTACAATGACATGGCTGATGCTAAGGCATTGCTGGAAAGCATCACCAGAAGCTTCGGGTATCACTACGGAGTGAAAAAGAAGGTGCGCATCAACACTATTTCGCAATCTCCTACAGTAACTACAGCAGGTAGCGGTGTAAAGGGTTTTGACGAGTTTGTGGCTTACGCCGAAAGCATGAGCCCTCTGGGAAATGCTAGTTCAGAGGATTGTGCGAACTACGTGATCAGCCTATTTAGCGACTTTACAAAGTACGTGACTATGCAGAACCTCTTTCACGATGGAGGTTTTAGCTTTACCGGAGTATCGGAAGATGTGATTGGTCGCTTCGCGAAATAA
- the recN gene encoding DNA repair protein RecN: MLTHLSIRHYALIDHLEIDLSDGLNIITGETGSGKSIILGALSLILGERAEKRVVKEGQKKCIVEGAFALDAEKWKVIFDENDLDFEVTSILRREVLASGKSRAFINDTPVNLKLLREIALELVDIHSQHQTIQLNNPDFQLEVIDAFAKAGREKKNYLKAFNSYATAQKKLKELEENLAQDRREMDFVTFQLKEFDEINLDQIEEEELEEEYHMLSNSEEIAQKLHGAVDVLIEGESPILSSLKELGALMNDISEYSQVYKDLNDRIRSAIIELDDIASETQDAAGDIEMNPERLAQLDEIRSVIFRLEQKHMVQGVSSLKARRDELAQRISGSEQLEEAIELLKKDVKHGLELVSKAGEDLSKRRNTNSSKFTNSLEELLGLLNMKKASFELNFDKMDNPSPNGFDRLEMRFSANPGRKPEPLKNVASGGELSRLMLSIKKLSASRGRTIILDEIDTGVSGEVAHSMGKIMRDMGVNQQVISITHLPQIASKGKTHFKVFKEESDNHTKTRIEKLDEKERVVEIAQMLSGAETTAAAMDNARDLLLAN; encoded by the coding sequence ATGCTTACACATCTTTCCATCCGGCATTATGCGCTGATTGATCATCTGGAGATTGATCTTTCTGATGGTCTCAATATCATCACCGGAGAAACGGGTAGCGGAAAATCCATCATTCTAGGTGCACTCAGTTTGATTCTGGGTGAGCGCGCTGAGAAACGCGTGGTGAAGGAGGGGCAAAAGAAATGCATCGTAGAAGGAGCGTTTGCGCTCGATGCAGAAAAGTGGAAAGTCATTTTCGATGAAAACGACCTTGATTTTGAAGTAACTTCGATTTTGCGAAGAGAAGTTCTCGCCTCAGGAAAAAGTCGCGCCTTCATCAATGATACTCCCGTTAATTTGAAACTGCTGCGTGAGATTGCCCTCGAACTGGTTGATATTCATTCTCAACATCAGACTATCCAGCTTAACAATCCCGATTTCCAGCTTGAAGTAATCGATGCTTTTGCCAAGGCAGGCCGGGAGAAAAAGAACTACCTCAAAGCTTTCAATTCTTATGCGACCGCTCAAAAGAAGCTGAAAGAACTGGAGGAAAATCTGGCCCAAGACAGACGGGAGATGGATTTCGTCACCTTTCAACTCAAAGAATTTGATGAAATTAATTTGGATCAAATTGAAGAGGAGGAGTTAGAAGAAGAGTACCATATGCTTTCTAATAGCGAAGAAATCGCTCAAAAGCTTCATGGTGCTGTAGATGTACTGATTGAAGGTGAAAGCCCGATTCTTTCCAGCTTGAAGGAGCTTGGTGCATTGATGAATGATATCTCCGAATATTCCCAGGTATATAAGGACTTGAATGATCGAATCAGGAGCGCCATCATCGAATTGGACGATATCGCTTCCGAAACTCAAGATGCGGCTGGTGATATTGAGATGAACCCAGAACGTTTGGCACAATTGGACGAAATCAGATCCGTCATTTTTAGGCTTGAACAGAAGCACATGGTTCAGGGAGTTTCCTCGCTCAAAGCTAGGCGAGATGAACTAGCTCAGCGCATTTCCGGGAGTGAGCAACTCGAAGAAGCAATCGAGTTACTGAAAAAAGATGTGAAACACGGACTTGAATTGGTTAGCAAGGCAGGAGAGGATCTCAGTAAAAGGCGAAATACAAATTCTTCAAAGTTCACCAACTCATTGGAAGAGCTACTCGGACTGCTCAATATGAAGAAAGCTTCATTTGAGCTGAATTTTGATAAGATGGATAATCCTTCGCCAAATGGTTTTGATCGCTTGGAAATGCGCTTTAGCGCCAATCCGGGTCGAAAGCCTGAGCCATTGAAAAATGTGGCGTCGGGTGGAGAGCTATCGAGATTGATGCTTTCTATTAAGAAGCTGTCTGCTTCTCGCGGCCGCACGATTATCTTAGATGAGATTGATACAGGAGTTTCTGGAGAGGTGGCTCACTCAATGGGGAAAATCATGAGAGATATGGGCGTCAATCAGCAAGTAATCAGCATTACTCATTTACCTCAAATTGCTTCCAAGGGTAAGACTCATTTCAAAGTTTTTAAAGAGGAATCAGATAACCATACTAAAACGCGAATTGAAAAATTGGACGAGAAAGAGAGGGTAGTAGAAATCGCCCAAATGCTTAGTGGAGCAGAAACTACGGCTGCCGCCATGGATAATGCTAGAGATTTATTACTGGCTAACTGA
- a CDS encoding DUF4835 family protein, with translation MRKLLLILSVLGVFTLNSKAQELNCQVDVIYPQIQGVNPAIFEQMESDIFEFMNNRKWTNDKFSIEERIECSIVLNITEARASSNTYRAELQVISTRPVYGTDYHTPILNVRDVNLTFDYFQNTQYNFNPDQFRNNLVSTLAFYAYMIIGFDYDTFSEKGGTPYYQQAQRIVQSAQVSNFEGWKAFEGDKNRYWLVEDILHRTFEPMRETLYTYHRQGLDLMSEKMRPARQTIMNSLKNFEQVHRVKPLAYNTQQFFLAKSDEIVNLFTEADPPERNQVYEVVSKVDPGNLAKYDKMQKGK, from the coding sequence ATGAGAAAATTACTACTCATCCTTTCCGTGCTTGGTGTCTTTACTTTGAATTCTAAGGCTCAAGAGCTCAATTGTCAAGTGGATGTTATCTACCCGCAAATTCAAGGTGTGAACCCCGCCATTTTTGAGCAAATGGAAAGCGACATTTTCGAGTTTATGAATAATCGGAAATGGACCAATGATAAGTTTTCGATTGAGGAAAGAATCGAATGCAGCATTGTCTTAAATATTACCGAGGCCAGAGCGAGTTCAAACACTTATCGTGCAGAATTGCAGGTTATTTCTACACGTCCCGTATACGGCACAGATTACCACACACCCATACTGAATGTGAGAGATGTCAACCTCACTTTTGACTATTTTCAAAACACTCAGTACAACTTCAATCCTGATCAGTTTCGGAATAATTTGGTGTCTACACTGGCATTCTACGCGTATATGATCATTGGTTTTGATTACGATACTTTCTCCGAAAAAGGAGGCACCCCTTACTATCAACAAGCACAGCGTATCGTTCAAAGTGCCCAAGTTTCAAACTTTGAAGGCTGGAAGGCATTTGAAGGAGATAAGAACAGGTATTGGTTGGTAGAAGATATTCTTCACAGAACCTTTGAGCCCATGCGCGAGACACTGTATACTTATCACAGACAAGGTCTGGACTTAATGAGTGAAAAGATGCGTCCTGCGCGGCAAACCATTATGAATAGTCTCAAGAATTTTGAGCAGGTGCACCGGGTTAAGCCGCTGGCATACAATACTCAGCAATTCTTCTTGGCGAAAAGTGACGAGATCGTGAATCTATTCACAGAAGCCGATCCGCCTGAACGCAACCAAGTTTACGAAGTCGTTTCGAAAGTGGACCCAGGAAATCTTGCCAAATATGACAAGATGCAAAAGGGTAAATAA
- the coaBC gene encoding bifunctional phosphopantothenoylcysteine decarboxylase/phosphopantothenate--cysteine ligase CoaBC has product MLRGKRILLGVTGSIAAYKSAFLVREFIKAGAEVQVVLTDAASSFVTPLTLGTLSKRPVLNNFVKEPLHAGVWNNHVELGLWADLMVVAPASANTLAKMAHGEADNLLLTTYLSAKCTVYFAPAMDLDMHAHGANKSNIDTLVERGNIHIPSGSGELASGLKGQGRMAEPEEIRAFIEQDLKGKAPLFGKEVLITAGPTQEPIDPVRYIGNRSTGKMGYAIAEAALAMGAEVNLVSGPVSLDPPKGVNLIRVQTAQEMFEATTPLFESCDVAILSAAVADYRSRAVADHKLKKSADLLTIDLEPTPDILKTLGDKKSSQVLVGFALETNDALANAKGKLEHKKCDLIVLNTLADEKAGFGFDTNKVTFVSGNKIEESELKSKREIAVDLLHFIKEHFL; this is encoded by the coding sequence ATGCTTCGAGGTAAGCGTATTCTATTAGGCGTTACGGGAAGCATAGCCGCATATAAGTCAGCTTTTTTAGTCAGAGAGTTTATAAAGGCGGGTGCAGAAGTTCAGGTAGTCCTAACGGATGCTGCGAGTTCTTTTGTTACGCCTTTAACCCTAGGCACCCTGAGTAAACGTCCTGTCCTTAACAATTTTGTTAAAGAGCCGCTTCACGCCGGTGTTTGGAACAACCACGTTGAACTCGGACTTTGGGCCGACCTCATGGTGGTAGCACCCGCCTCTGCCAATACTTTGGCCAAAATGGCTCACGGAGAGGCTGACAACCTATTACTCACAACCTACTTAAGTGCCAAATGTACTGTCTATTTTGCTCCTGCCATGGATCTCGATATGCATGCCCATGGAGCGAACAAATCCAATATTGATACACTCGTAGAACGAGGAAATATTCATATTCCTTCCGGGAGCGGAGAACTGGCAAGTGGATTGAAAGGGCAAGGTAGAATGGCCGAGCCCGAAGAAATCAGAGCCTTTATTGAGCAAGACCTGAAAGGAAAAGCTCCTCTTTTTGGGAAAGAGGTTTTAATCACGGCCGGACCTACCCAAGAACCTATCGATCCTGTGCGCTACATAGGCAACCGAAGTACGGGTAAGATGGGCTATGCCATAGCTGAAGCTGCTTTGGCGATGGGGGCAGAAGTAAATCTTGTTTCAGGCCCTGTAAGTCTTGATCCTCCAAAAGGAGTGAATCTCATTCGTGTGCAAACCGCTCAAGAAATGTTTGAGGCCACAACGCCACTTTTTGAGTCATGTGATGTTGCGATACTTTCTGCAGCCGTGGCGGACTATCGATCTAGAGCAGTCGCAGATCATAAATTGAAGAAGTCTGCTGATCTATTGACCATTGACCTAGAGCCAACTCCTGATATTCTCAAAACCCTTGGAGATAAGAAGTCGAGTCAAGTCTTAGTAGGTTTTGCTTTGGAGACCAATGATGCTCTGGCAAATGCAAAAGGGAAGTTGGAGCACAAGAAATGCGATTTGATCGTGCTCAATACCCTGGCTGATGAAAAAGCAGGTTTTGGCTTTGATACGAATAAGGTTACTTTCGTGTCAGGCAATAAAATTGAAGAATCGGAGTTAAAATCGAAGCGAGAAATTGCCGTTGACCTCCTTCACTTTATCAAGGAACATTTTTTATGA
- a CDS encoding DNA-directed RNA polymerase subunit omega, translating to MNFKNTNAARTTITRDVHNLEKQTNNIYEAIVVMSKRANQISSEMKEELNAKLQEFATSQDNLEEVFENREQIEISKFYERLPKPQSISIQELLDDKIYFRRHEEEEEGNA from the coding sequence ATGAATTTCAAAAATACGAATGCAGCGCGTACAACTATTACGCGCGACGTGCACAACCTCGAAAAACAAACCAACAATATCTACGAAGCTATTGTGGTTATGTCGAAGCGTGCCAACCAAATCAGCAGTGAGATGAAAGAAGAGCTCAATGCTAAATTGCAAGAATTTGCTACCAGCCAAGACAATTTGGAGGAGGTATTTGAAAACCGAGAGCAAATCGAAATTTCAAAATTTTACGAGCGTCTTCCTAAGCCCCAATCGATTTCCATTCAAGAGCTTTTGGATGATAAAATCTACTTCCGTCGTCACGAAGAAGAGGAAGAAGGAAACGCGTAA